A portion of the Platichthys flesus chromosome 7, fPlaFle2.1, whole genome shotgun sequence genome contains these proteins:
- the zgc:136971 gene encoding S9 family peptidase — protein MEAREVTGVYTEVSGLPAPLSAHVREEQLPELRVYTVTAEWSQSDLVRCSRLRYSQQWTVIADVNDQKSIRAVLPPGSCAPVSGELLSGRSPIQDLRAVVRETGGHQLLEIWDCNGLRKCLNLTALNQHGRLYDDAQFGCMSWSECENKLLYVAEKSKNTSSQTCDGESACGKDRSVYCEDWGEALTNKSSPVICVLSLQSGTVTVLQGVPPDVSPGQALWAPGSQSVFFVGWYHEPFRLGLKFCSNRRSALFKLDLDGHCECLSGDNLSVSCPRLSPDGSTLIYLQGRVFGPHNQCHSLQQLDLKSRKTTTLLDVVNRPRTGEFAGVYEALASCCWSADSQRVVFSSACRNWKDLFMVDRRTRKVSSLSDSLSDVRRVYGSWKLLTVQSDMMIVCCSSPNTPPTLRVGFLPSAGEAVTWRTLLPPVMTFDFPWTILDVTPALEEENTQYSGLDFGAVLVKPSPPLHEGSLPLVVFIHGGPHSQFPAEWNCTTAGLVKLGFAVLMVNYRGSTGFGQDSILSLIGHIGSQDVKDVQRAVLTALQSDLTLDPKRLAVIGGSHGGFLSCHLVGQYPEFYRACAARNPVINAATLLGTSDIVDWRYTSVGIQYSYDQIPTAEALALMLEKSPITHAAQIKAPVLLMLGGRDRRVSPHQGLELYKALKSRSSPVRLLWFAEDGHSLSRVDTQANCFLNTVLWLYQHL, from the exons ATGGAGGCTCGTGAAGTCACCGGGGTGTACACTGAGGTCAGCGGCCTCCCTGCGCCTCTGTCTGCCCATGTGAGAGAGGAGCAGCTCCCGGAGCTCCGGGTCTACACCGTGACTGCTG AGTGGAGTCAGAGCGACCTGGTCCGATGCTCCAGACTTCGCTACTCTCAGCAGTGGACAGTGATCGCAGACGTCAACGATCAGAAGAGCATCCGGGCTGTCCTCCCTCCTGGGTCCTGTGCACCAGTGTCTGGAGA GTTACTGAGTGGACGCTCTCCCATTCAAGACCTGAGGGCGGTTGTCAGAGAAACCGGTGGTCACCAGCTCCTTGAG ATCTGGGACTGCAATGGCCTCAGGAAATGCCTCAACCTGACTGCCCTCAACCAACATGGCCGATTATATGACGATG ctcAGTTTGGGTGTATGTCGTGGTCTGAGTGTGAGAACAAACTGCTTTATGTCGCTGAGAAGAGCAAGaacacatcatcacaaacatgtgatgGGGAATCTGCATGTGGGAAG GACAGGAGTGTGTACTGTGAGGACTGGGGCGAGGCTCTGACCAACAAGAGCAGCCCAGTGATTTGTGTGTTGAGCTTGCAGAGCGGCACCGTCACTGTGCTGCAGGGCGTGCCGCCTGACGTCTCTCCTGGACAG GCTCTGTGGGCTCCCGGGAGtcagtctgtgttttttgttggttGGTACCATGAACCCTTCAGACTCGGCCTGAAGTTCTGTTCCAACCGCAG GTCTGCGTTATTCAAGTTAGACCTGGATGGACACTGTG AGTGTCTGTCAGGGGACAACCTGTCAGTGTCCTGTCCGAGGCTGAGTCCAGACGGGTCCACGCTGATCTACCTGCAGGGACGAGTGTTTGGTCCTCACAATCAGTGCCACAGTCTGCAACAG CTGGACCTGAAGAGCAGGAAGACAACCACACTGTTGGATGTTGTCAACAGACCACGGACCG GCGAGTTTGCAGGAGTTTATGAAGCTCTGGCATCCTGCTGCTGGTCTGCAGACAGTCAGCGAGTGGTGTTCAGCAGCGCCTGCAGGAACTGGAAG GATCTCTTCATGGTCGACAGAAGAACGAGAAAAGTCTCCTCCCTATCTGATA GTCTCTCTGATGTTCGCAGAGTTTATGGCAGCTGGAAGCTGCTGACAGTCCAGAGTGACATGATGATCGTCTGCTGCTCCAGCCCCAATACACCACCCACTCTG agggTGGGTTTCCTTCCCTCAGCAGGTGAAGCTGTGACCTGGCGAACCCTGCTGCCGCCCGTCATGACCTTTGATTTCCCTTGGACAATTCTTGATGTCACACCTGCACTTGAGGAGGAAAACACTCAATACT CGGGTCTAGACTTTGGTGCTGTCCTGGTTAAACCGTCTCCTCCCCTGCATGAGGGCAGTTTACCTCTGGTCGTCTTCATCCATG GTGGTCCTCACTCCCAGTTCCCTGCAGAGTGGAACTGCACCACAGCTGGACTGGTTAAACTTGGCTTTGCTGTGCTCATGG TTAACTACCGGGGATCCACAGGGTTTGGCCAGGACAGCATTTTGTCCCTGATTGGTCACATTGGAAGTCAGGATGTAAAAGACGTGCAG AGGGCCGTGCTTACTGCGCTGCAGAGCGACCTGACCCTTGACCCCAAACGCTTGGCCGTGATTGGTGGCTCTCACGGGGGTTTCCTATCCTGTCACCTGGTTGGTCAGTACCCTGAGTTCTACAGAGCGTGTGCAGCCAGGAACCCTGTCATTAATGCTGCTACGTTATTGGGAACCAGTGACATAGTGGACTG GCGTTACACCAGTGTGGGGATCCAGTACTCGTATGACCAGATCCCCACTGCTGAGGCCCTGGCTCTCATGTTAGAGAAGTCACCCATCACACATGCTGCTCAG atCAAGGCTCCAGTGCTGCTGATGCTGGGAGGCAGAGACAGACGTGTGTCCCCTCATCAAGGTCTGGAGCTCTATAAAGCACTGAAGAGCAGATCATCACCCGTCAG GCTGTTGTGGTTTGCAGAAGACGGACATTCACTGTCCAGAGTGGACACACAGGCCAACTGCTTCCTCAACACAGTGCTGTGGTTGTACCAGCacctgtga